In one window of Pseudomonas sp. IAC-BECa141 DNA:
- the mqo gene encoding malate dehydrogenase (quinone): MAHNEAVDVVLVGAGIMSATLAVLLKELDPAIKLEVVELMDSGAAESSNPWNNAGTGHAGLCELNYTPQAADGTVDIKKAVHINTQFEVSKQFWSYLTKKGTFGSCKSFISPVPHLSYVEGEKGVSFLKERFNVLHKHHAFADMEYTEDKAKMAEWMPLMMPGRPKDQVLAATRVINGTDVNFGALTNQLLKHLTSAPDAQVKYCKRVTGLKRNANGWTVSIKDVNSGNTREVDARFVFLGAGGAALPLLQASGIEESKGFGGFPISGQWLRCDNPEVVKHHQAKVYSLAAVGSPPMSVPHLDTRVVDGKKSLLFGPYAGFTTKFLKHGSFMDLPLSVRAGNIGPMLAVAKNNMDLTKYLVSEVMQSMEQRLESLRRFYPEAKAEDWRLEVAGQRVQIIKKDPKKGGILQFGTELVAAKDGSLAALLGASPGASVTVSIMLELIEKCFPEKAKGEWAAKLAEIFPAREKVLETDAALYRKINTQNNVALELVEASNETESYA; the protein is encoded by the coding sequence ATGGCGCATAACGAAGCAGTCGACGTAGTTCTGGTTGGGGCCGGCATCATGAGTGCCACCCTCGCAGTACTGCTCAAAGAGCTCGACCCGGCGATCAAGCTGGAAGTCGTCGAGCTGATGGATTCCGGTGCCGCGGAGAGTTCCAACCCATGGAACAACGCCGGTACCGGCCACGCCGGCCTGTGCGAGCTGAACTACACGCCGCAGGCTGCCGACGGCACCGTCGACATCAAGAAGGCCGTGCACATCAACACCCAGTTCGAGGTGTCGAAGCAGTTCTGGTCGTACCTGACCAAAAAGGGCACGTTCGGCTCATGCAAATCCTTCATCAGCCCTGTGCCGCATCTGAGTTACGTCGAGGGTGAGAAAGGCGTGTCGTTCCTCAAGGAACGCTTCAACGTGCTGCACAAGCACCACGCTTTCGCCGACATGGAATACACCGAAGACAAGGCGAAGATGGCCGAGTGGATGCCGCTGATGATGCCGGGTCGTCCGAAAGACCAGGTACTCGCCGCCACCCGCGTGATCAACGGCACCGACGTCAACTTCGGCGCCCTGACCAATCAGTTGCTCAAGCACCTGACCAGCGCACCCGATGCTCAGGTCAAGTACTGCAAGCGCGTGACCGGCCTCAAGCGTAACGCCAACGGCTGGACCGTCAGCATCAAGGACGTCAACAGCGGCAACACCCGTGAAGTCGACGCCAGGTTCGTGTTCCTCGGCGCTGGTGGCGCGGCCCTGCCGCTGCTGCAAGCCTCGGGCATCGAAGAAAGCAAAGGCTTCGGCGGCTTCCCGATCAGCGGCCAGTGGCTGCGTTGCGACAACCCGGAAGTGGTCAAGCATCACCAGGCCAAGGTTTACAGCCTGGCCGCCGTGGGTTCGCCGCCGATGTCGGTGCCGCACCTGGACACCCGCGTGGTCGACGGCAAGAAATCCCTGCTGTTCGGGCCATACGCCGGTTTCACCACCAAGTTCCTCAAGCACGGTTCCTTCATGGACCTGCCGCTGTCGGTTCGCGCCGGCAACATTGGCCCGATGCTGGCCGTGGCGAAAAACAACATGGACCTGACCAAGTACCTGGTCAGCGAAGTGATGCAGTCGATGGAGCAGCGCCTGGAATCCCTGCGTCGTTTCTACCCGGAGGCGAAAGCTGAAGACTGGCGCCTGGAAGTGGCCGGCCAACGGGTGCAGATCATCAAGAAAGACCCGAAAAAAGGCGGCATCCTGCAGTTCGGTACCGAACTGGTCGCGGCGAAGGACGGCTCGCTCGCCGCCCTGCTCGGCGCTTCGCCAGGCGCTTCGGTGACCGTTTCGATCATGCTGGAACTGATCGAGAAATGCTTCCCGGAAAAGGCCAAGGGTGAGTGGGCTGCCAAACTGGCGGAAATCTTCCCGGCCCGCGAAAAGGTCCTGGAAACCGACGCTGCGCTGTATCGCAAGATCAACACGCAGAACAACGTCGCGCTGGAACTGGTTGAAGCCAGCAACGAGACCGAAAGCTACGCCTGA
- a CDS encoding PA4642 family protein: protein MRKDKKQVIGDEIGDEQIKLFLDFEPVDATSPSLHKLVKAYRGLRIDDFERFLTFFVAAGYDLDGKDEHGKTFVDQIRDQRNAAEYIELIEKARG, encoded by the coding sequence ATGCGTAAAGATAAGAAGCAAGTGATTGGTGACGAGATCGGCGATGAGCAGATCAAGCTGTTCCTCGATTTTGAGCCGGTCGACGCCACCTCGCCGTCGCTGCACAAGCTGGTCAAGGCTTACCGTGGCCTGCGCATCGACGATTTCGAGCGTTTCCTGACGTTCTTCGTTGCAGCCGGTTATGACCTGGATGGCAAGGACGAGCACGGCAAGACCTTCGTCGACCAGATCCGCGATCAACGCAACGCGGCGGAGTACATCGAGCTGATCGAGAAAGCCCGCGGCTGA
- a CDS encoding hypoxanthine-guanine phosphoribosyltransferase, giving the protein MSADLEHIRQIMREADCLYTEAEVEAAIARVGAQINEQLADSNPVVFCVMNGGLIFSGKLLTHLQFPLEASYLHATRYRNETSGGDLFWKAKPEVSFIDRDVLIIDDILDEGHTLGAIIDFCRHAGARKVHTAVLIDKDHDRKARPDLKADFVGLPCVDRYIFGYGMDYKGYWRNANGIFAVKGM; this is encoded by the coding sequence ATGTCCGCTGATCTCGAGCATATCCGTCAAATCATGCGAGAGGCTGACTGCCTGTACACCGAAGCTGAAGTCGAGGCTGCCATTGCCCGCGTCGGTGCACAAATCAACGAACAACTGGCCGACAGCAACCCGGTGGTGTTCTGCGTGATGAACGGCGGCCTGATCTTCTCCGGCAAACTGCTGACTCATCTGCAGTTCCCGCTGGAAGCGTCCTACCTGCACGCCACCCGTTATCGCAACGAAACCAGCGGCGGCGACCTGTTCTGGAAAGCCAAGCCGGAAGTCTCGTTCATCGACCGCGACGTGCTGATCATCGACGACATCCTCGACGAAGGTCACACCCTGGGCGCGATCATCGACTTCTGCCGTCACGCCGGCGCGCGCAAAGTGCACACCGCCGTGCTGATCGACAAGGACCACGACCGCAAGGCCCGTCCTGACCTGAAAGCCGACTTCGTCGGCCTGCCGTGCGTTGACCGCTACATCTTCGGTTACGGCATGGACTACAAAGGCTACTGGCGCAACGCCAACGGGATCTTCGCCGTCAAAGGCATGTAA